A single genomic interval of Electrophorus electricus isolate fEleEle1 chromosome 2, fEleEle1.pri, whole genome shotgun sequence harbors:
- the nfe2l2a gene encoding nuclear factor erythroid 2-related factor 2a: MMEIELPKTHPSQQDMDLIDILWRQDIDLGAGREVFDLSYRQKEVQLQRQRELEEEKRQQRVKEQEKVLLSQLQLDEETGEFVPRATPTTSALPQACAAPAEIPQNVPFTQEDGDAMSFDECMQLLAETFPLVEPAESAPPCLGPSIPPSTDSTQIMMPGEIPMLTQNPLLPGPLDQTWMDLQHCLNLQEMLDMTGYISAAPAADVQETNYSQYMPDLADITSNTTDMCPPEYINTYDGAFSSVVPPDLNQMSLKTTDINKTFEPDEFCDMFYPDLEAKVSSGSVLHEEERTVVHLDELSNDGLLKPMDLHSLSPGDISMGKPEAVAEFPDSDSGLSLDASPKTSSPGKSPCGEGSFGFSDSDMDEMEGSPGSTESDYIEMFPLLEPSDGPQPPGAEPPPAGQSPEGAARQPKTEPAEASGYSKPPFTKDKQKRRAEARLSRDEQRAKALRIPFSVDAIINLPVDDFNEMMSKHQLDEPQLALVRDIRRRGKNKVAAQNCRKRKMENIMGLECELDSLKEEKVRLVREKSENSASLRQLKKQLSSLYLEVFGMLKDEQGRPYSPSDYSLQHTSDGSVFLVPRIKKTLVKSN; encoded by the exons ATGATGGAGATCGAATTGCCTAAAACGCATCCAAGTCAAcag GACATGGACCTCATCGACATCCTGTGGCGGCAGGACATAGACCTGGGAGCAGGCAGGGAGGTGTTCGACCTTAGCTACAGGCAGAAGGAGGTGCAGCTGCAACGacagagggagctggaggaggagaagagacaaCAGAGGGtgaaggagcaggagaaggtTCTGCTCTCTCAGCTGCAGCTCGATGAAGAAACGGGGGAGTTCGTGCCCCgggccacacccaccaccagTGCCCTGCCACAAGCCTGTGCAGCGCCTGCAGAGATCCCGCag AATGTGCCGTTTACGCAGGAAGATGGAGATGCCATGTCGTTCGATGAGTGCATGCAGCTGCTGGCAGAGACATTTCCCTTAGTAGAGCCAGCAGAG TCTGCTCCCCCCTGCTTGGGTCCTTCCATTCCTCCCTCCACAGACAGCACCCAAATCATGATGCCTGGAGAAATACCCATGCTTACCCAGAATCCCCTGCTGCCAGGCCCTTTGGACCAGACCTGGATGGATCTGCAA cactGCTTGAACCTTCAGGAAATGCTGGACATGACAGGATACATCAGCGCAGCCCCAGCTGCTGATGTACAGGAGACAAATTACAGCCAGTATATGCCAGACCTGGCTGACATCACCAGTAACACTACCGACATGTGCCCTCCAGAGTACATCAACACCTACGATGGGGCTTTTAGCAGCGTGGTGCCTCCTGACCTTAATCAGATGAGTCTAAAAACCACAGATATAAACAAAACCTTCGAACCGGACGAGTTCTGTGACATGTTCTACCCTGACCTGGAGGCTAAAGTGAGCAGTGGCTCAGTGTTGCATGAAGAGGAACGCACGGTTGTCCACCTGGACGAACTGTCGAACGACGGCCTGCTCAAGCCCATGGACCTACACAGCCTCTCTCCGGGGGACATCAGTATGGGGAAGCCCGAAGCCGTGGCAGAATTCCCAGATTCGGACTCCGGTCTGTCCCTGGACGCCAGTCCGAAAACGAGCTCTCCCGGGAAGTCGCCATGCGGAGAAGGCTCCTTCGGATTCAGTGACTCCGACATGGACGAGATGGAAGGCAGCCCGGGGAGCACCGAGTCGGATTACATTGAGATGTTCCCGCTGCTGGAGCCGAGCGACGGCCCCCAGCCACCTGGCGCGGAGCCGCCCCCTGCGGGCCAGTCGCCGGAAGGTGCGGCCAGGCAGCCGAAGACGGAGCCGGCTGAGGCCAGCGGCTACTCCAAGCCGCCCTTCACCAAAGACAAGCAAAAAAGGCGCGCGGAGGCGCGGCTGTCGCGCGACGAGCAGCGTGCCAAGGCCCTGCGCATCCCCTTTTCCGTGGACGCCATCATCAACCTGCCGGTGGACGACTTCAACGAGATGATGTCCAAGCACCAGCTGGACGAGCCGCAGCTGGCGCTCGTCCGCGACATACGCCGGCGTGGCAAGAACAAGGTGGCGGCGCAGAACTGCCGCAAGCGCAAGATGGAGAACATCATGGGCCTAGAGTGCGAGCTGGACTCGCTGAAGGAGGAGAAGGTGCGCCTGGTGCGGGAGAAGAGCGAGAACAGCGCCAGCCTGCGCCAGCTGAAGAAGCAGCTCAGCTCCCTCTACCTGGAGGTGTTCGGCATGCTGAAGGACGAGCAGGGGAGGCCCTACTCCCCCAGCGACTACTCCCTCCAGCACACCTCCGACGGCAGCGTCTTCCTGGTCCCCCGCATCAAAAAGACTCTCGTCAAGAGCAACTAG
- the hnrnpa3 gene encoding heterogeneous nuclear ribonucleoprotein A3 isoform X2, producing the protein METHDSKEPEQLRKLFIGGLSFETTEDSLRAHFERWGKLTDCVVMRDPGSKRSRGFGFVTYSCVTEVDDAMRARPHKVDGRVVEPKRAVSREDSNKPGAHLTVKKIFVGGIKEHTEEHHIREYFERYGKIENIDIMEERPTGKKRGFCFVTFDDHDTVDKIVAQKYHTINSHNCEVRKALPKQEIQAVSNQRYRGGGGGNFMGRGGNFGRGSYGGSRGYGGNGYNGFDGDGYGGGRGGFGGGSGYGHHGGGGGFGGYDNYSDGRSFGGNFGGGGGNYNDFGNYGGQQSNYGPMKGNNFGGRNPVGPYGGGYGSGGGSGSYGSRRY; encoded by the exons ATGGAG ACCCATGACAGTAAGGAGCCAGAGCAGCTCAGGAAGCTGTTCATTGGTGGACTAAGCTTTGAGACAACAGAGGACAGCTTGCGTGCTCACTTTGAGCGATGGGGCAAACTCACAGACTGCGTG GTGATGCGTGACCCCGGCAGCAAGCGCTCACGAGGGTTCGGTTTTGTGACGTACTCCTGTGTGACTGAGGTGGATGATGCAATGAGGGCTCGCCCTCATAAGGTTGATGGTCGTGTGGTCGAACCCAAACGCGCGGTTTCCCGAGAG GACTCAAATAAGCCAGGTGCCCACTTGACAGTGAAAAAGATCTTTGTTGGTGGGATAAAGGAGCACACAGAAGAGCATCACATACGTGAATACTTTGAGCGGTATGGGAAAATTGAAAACATTGATATTATGGAGGAGCGACCTACAGGGAAGAAGAGAGGGTTCTGCTTTGTAACTTTTGATGATCATGACACTGTGGATAAAATTGTTG CACAGAAGTACCATACCATAAACTCCCACAACTGTGAGGTCAGGAAAGCACTaccaaaacaggaaatacagGCAGTTTCTAACCAGAGAT atcGTGGAGGCGGAGGGGGTAATTTCATGGGCAGAGGGGGAAACTTTGGACGAG GAAGCTATGGAGGAAGCAGAGGCTATGGAGGAAATGGATACAACGGGTTTGATGGAGATG GTTATGGTGGTGGACGCGGAGGATTTGGTGGAGGCTCCGGTTATGGCCACCATGGCGGAGGAGGTGGCTTTGGAGGATATGACAACTACAGCGATGGACGCAGTTTTGGTG GAAACTTCGGTGGCGGAGGCGGAAACTACAACGACTTTGGGAATTACGGTGGTCAGCAGTCTAACTACGGCCCCATGAAAGGGAATAACTTTGGAGGGAGGAATCCAGTTGGACCATATGGAG GTGGCTACGGCTCAGGTGGAGGCAGCGGCAGCTATGGATCGAGGCGATATTAA
- the hnrnpa3 gene encoding heterogeneous nuclear ribonucleoprotein A3 isoform X1: METHDSKEPEQLRKLFIGGLSFETTEDSLRAHFERWGKLTDCVVMRDPGSKRSRGFGFVTYSCVTEVDDAMRARPHKVDGRVVEPKRAVSREDSNKPGAHLTVKKIFVGGIKEHTEEHHIREYFERYGKIENIDIMEERPTGKKRGFCFVTFDDHDTVDKIVAQKYHTINSHNCEVRKALPKQEIQAVSNQRYRGGGGGNFMGRGGNFGRGSYGGSRGYGGNGYNGFDGDGGNYGGGPGYGGGRGGFGGGSGYGHHGGGGGFGGYDNYSDGRSFGGNFGGGGGNYNDFGNYGGQQSNYGPMKGNNFGGRNPVGPYGGGYGSGGGSGSYGSRRY; encoded by the exons ATGGAG ACCCATGACAGTAAGGAGCCAGAGCAGCTCAGGAAGCTGTTCATTGGTGGACTAAGCTTTGAGACAACAGAGGACAGCTTGCGTGCTCACTTTGAGCGATGGGGCAAACTCACAGACTGCGTG GTGATGCGTGACCCCGGCAGCAAGCGCTCACGAGGGTTCGGTTTTGTGACGTACTCCTGTGTGACTGAGGTGGATGATGCAATGAGGGCTCGCCCTCATAAGGTTGATGGTCGTGTGGTCGAACCCAAACGCGCGGTTTCCCGAGAG GACTCAAATAAGCCAGGTGCCCACTTGACAGTGAAAAAGATCTTTGTTGGTGGGATAAAGGAGCACACAGAAGAGCATCACATACGTGAATACTTTGAGCGGTATGGGAAAATTGAAAACATTGATATTATGGAGGAGCGACCTACAGGGAAGAAGAGAGGGTTCTGCTTTGTAACTTTTGATGATCATGACACTGTGGATAAAATTGTTG CACAGAAGTACCATACCATAAACTCCCACAACTGTGAGGTCAGGAAAGCACTaccaaaacaggaaatacagGCAGTTTCTAACCAGAGAT atcGTGGAGGCGGAGGGGGTAATTTCATGGGCAGAGGGGGAAACTTTGGACGAG GAAGCTATGGAGGAAGCAGAGGCTATGGAGGAAATGGATACAACGGGTTTGATGGAGATG GTGGGAACTATGGTGGTGGGCCAGGTTATGGTGGTGGACGCGGAGGATTTGGTGGAGGCTCCGGTTATGGCCACCATGGCGGAGGAGGTGGCTTTGGAGGATATGACAACTACAGCGATGGACGCAGTTTTGGTG GAAACTTCGGTGGCGGAGGCGGAAACTACAACGACTTTGGGAATTACGGTGGTCAGCAGTCTAACTACGGCCCCATGAAAGGGAATAACTTTGGAGGGAGGAATCCAGTTGGACCATATGGAG GTGGCTACGGCTCAGGTGGAGGCAGCGGCAGCTATGGATCGAGGCGATATTAA